From Shewanella acanthi:
TACAGGCACAGCCGCAATGGTTGGCGCAACATCGTCACTGCCTTCAGGCCATAGCCCCCATACCAAAACCACAACCAGCATCGCGCCAAAAGCCGCACTAACAGGGCGCCACAGACGCTTGGGTAATGCAGGGATTTTGGGCAATTTGAAGTAACGACGGTAAGGTGCGATAAACTCCAATAGACCACGGAAAAGTTCAGTCATTGAACCCGATTCCTTGGCCACTTCACGGCGGCGACGCATATCTTCAGCTTGCTCACCAGCAGTAAATTCGCTCGGCTCTACTTCGGCATCGATACGCCAAACGGGCTCGTCACTCTGTTCGGCGGGGTCTAAAGGTGCACGTCTGAAATTGGCAGCTTCGAGGTCGACCTTATCCAGATCTACTTCGGCAATTTCAATCCGAGTCTCTTCGACACGACTTATGTGCGCCTGACGAAAATCGGCTTGGGGCTCAAGTAAAGCATCCTCGACCACAAAAGCGGCTGGATTTTGGGTAAGACGTGTCAGTTCATCGAACCGTAATTCATCTTCACGCAGCGCAGCTAATTTTGCGTCATTGGCTGAAGCAAATACCGGCTCAGCACGAGCCTCATTCTTTTTGTCAGCAGGGCTTAATTCAGCCGTAAGTTCTGCTGCCTTTTCTGGCTCAAAGGAACCCATTACAGGAAGAACTTCGGCATCTTGGCTAGGTACGGCAACCACAGTGCTTGCATCATCCTTTGCAGCCATTTTAGAAGCAATTACGGGTTCAACACGACGGCGAGGAACCGTCTGCGACACTGGTGCATTTAGTGCTGGGCCATAGTAACCAAACTGATAATCTACGAGCGTTGGCGAGGCAAAGCGCCAGCCCCAAAAGGTCGCTCCCATTGCAAGAATAAATCCAAGAGCTGAAATAATTGGCGGCGCACCCACCACAAGCAAGGCAAGTATCAATACCAATGGCAACACGAGAGCTGCAACCAAGACTTTAGGTTTATTAGCATCGCTGAGACGGCGCAATGCCGATAACGTGAGCAAGGGCGCACCTAACAAGGCGCATAAAAACAGCAAGAAATTAGCCCCGAATGCAGCTGCAGCTAGGCCAATGGACAGATACACGCCAACACTGATGGCGATAAAACGGGAACGGGAATCACGCCCATGAAGGCAGAAAAGAGATTTTAACAGCACGACCCTTCCTTTATAGTTGAGTAATCTTAGCGCAATGACGACTCTCTATGTCGTCTGCAGACGAGCGTAACGAATTTGAGCGCAATTGTCAGTGCCGTAAGGCATCAGACAAATAAAAATGCCGATAATATTCATTGAAAACTAAATCAGGCTTAAATCTTGTGTCGTGGTGATGAAATGACTCGTTGTTCGAACTTCAATAAACCACGAGCCCAGTACTCAAACCAGAAATATTCGATTAAGGACATTCGACTTCAACAAAAAATAAATAAGCTACAATTGCCAAACAACTATCCCTAGCGTTTTTAAGGTCAAAATCTGTATAATGCACGGCTTTCTGGGCCCTTCTTGCGTTAACAATCTGGATATCTAGCTCATGACCGCACGCGGAAATTTATTTATCGTTTCAGCCCCAAGTGGTGCTGGTAAATCATCACTCATTTCGGCGCTGCTAAAAGACAAACCTGCCGATATGCAGGTTTCAGTGTCGCACACTACCCGTGCGCCTCGCCCTGGCGAAGTGAATGGTCAGCACTACCATTTTGTTAATGTTGAAGAATTTAAAGCGCTGATCGAGCAAAATGCCTTTTTCGAATGGGCCGAAGTGTTCGGTAACTACTATGGCACTTCGCGCCATGTGATTGAGCATACATTAACCCAAGGTATCGATGTATTTCTGGATATCGACTGGCAAGGAGCCCAGCAAGTCAAAGCTGTGATGCCTGAAGCCGTAGGCGTGTTTATTCTGCCGCCTTCAAAAGAAGAGTTAGAGCGCCGTCTCACCGGCCGAGGTCAAGACAGTGTTGATGTGATCGCCAGCCGTATGGCACAGGCGGTGTCAGAAATGTCACACTATAAAGAATATGATTTTATTATCGTCAATGACGATTTTGAAAAGGCACTTAGCGATCTGCGCGCGATCATTCGCAGCCAACGCTTAACGGGTGCTAGTCAGATCCACGCGCAAAATGATATGCTTAACGATCTGTTGGCAGGATAACTGCCTTAGTGTACAATTTTGCGTCATTTTTTCCCTAGATAAACTGGAGTTTTAACACATGGCTCGCGTAACTGTAGAAGACGCCGTAGAACAAATCGGCAACCGTTTTGATATGATCCTGGTTGCAGCGCGTCGTGCTCGCCAAATCGCCGTCCAAGGTAAAGACCCAATGGTTGAAGAGATGAACGATAAGCCAACGGTTATCGCTCTGCGTGAAATCGAACTGGGTTTAGTCAACGCTCACACGCTAGATGCCGACGAGCGTCAATCAGTACGTGAGCGCGAAGCTGCTGAAATCGCAGCGGTTGCAGCCATTGCTGAAGGCCGTTCACTCTAAGTCATATTGAGTCACACCAGTTCGGGTAACTAAGGAGAGCAGCCACTTGTATCTGTTTGAAGGTCTAAAGGAGTCTGCTTCCGGTTATTTAGAGCCTGAACAGGTAGAATTGCTCAAGCAGGCTTACCTCGTTGCGCGTGATGCCCACGAAGGGCAAATGCGCACCAGCGGCGAACCTTATATTACCCATCCGGTTGCGGTTGCCCGCATCCTCGCCGAGATGCGTCTCGACCATGAGACGCTGATGGCGGCGCTGTTGCACGACACCATCGAAGATACCTATGTCACCAAAGAAGATTTGGCCGAGCAATTTGGCGAATCCGTGGCAGAGTTGGTCGAAGGTGTGTCTAAGCTCGACAAGCTCAAATTTCGCGATAAGAAAGAAGCCCAAGCAGAAAACTTCCGTAAAATGATGATGGCGATGACGCAGGATATCCGCGTTATTCTCATCAAGCTTGCCGATCGTACCCACAACATGCGCACCTTAGGTGCATTACGCCCCGACAAACGTCGCCGCATTGCCCGTGAAACTCTCGATATTTACGCTCCAATTGCTAACCGTCTTGGTATTCATAACATCAAGACTGAATTAGAGGATTTAGGCTTTCAAGCCTATTATCCGATGCGTTATCGCGTGTTAAAGGAAGTCGTAAAAGCTGCACGAGGTAATCGTAAGGAACTCATCCAGGGCATTGAGGGGGCAGTCCTCACCCGCTTAAACGATGCAGGCATTAAGGGGAAGGTCAAAGGCCGCGAGAAAAACCTCTACTCCATTTACAACAAGATGCAGAGTAAGGAACTTCAGTTCCAAGAGGTAATGGATATCTACGCCTTTCGCGTCATCGTTGACTCCATCGACACTTGCTACCGCGTACTCGGCGCTATGCATGGTTTATATAAACCGCGCCCTGGCCGCTTCAAAGATTACATTGCTATCCCCAAGGCCAACGGCTATCAGTCGCTACATACTTCGCTATTCGGCCCCCACGGCGTTCCCGTTGAGATCCAAATTCGTACTGAAGATATGGATCAAATGGCCGACAAAGGGGTTGCAGCCCACTGGGCATACAAAGGCGGCGCCGATGGTCAAGGCACAACAACGCAAGTCCGTGCCCGCAAGTGGATGCAAAGCCTATTGGAGCTACAACAAAGCGCCAGCACCTCCTTCGAATTCGTGGAAAACGTGAAGACAGAACTCTTCCCAGAGGAGATTTATGTATTCACCCCCGAAGGCCGCATTTTAGAATTACCGGTTAACGCCACCGCAGTCGACTTTGCCTACGAAGTGCATACCGACGTCGGCAATACCTGTGTCGGTGCCCGCGTTAACCGCCAAGCTTACCCCTTAAGTCAGCCATTAATTTCGGGCCAAACCGTTGAAATTATTACCGCAAAAGGCGCACGCCCCAATGCGGCTTGGCTCAACTTTGTAGTAACAGGTAAGGCGCGCTCCAAAATCCGCCAAGTACTCAAGAGCTTAAAGGCAGACGATGCCATTGCACTAGGTCGCCGCCTACTTAACCATGCATTAGGCAAGACCAAACTCGATAGTATTGCGCAGGAACAAATCGATAAGGTTGTGCGCGATACCAAACATACGACCTTTAACTCGCTGCTCACGGATATTGGCCTTGGTAATGCCATGAGCATCGTTATCGCCCAGCGTTTAATCGGCGATAATATCGAAAACCAAGAGAGCCGTGATTCTCACCTTATGCCAATCCGTGGCGCCGAAGGTATGCTAGTGACCTTCGCTAACTGCTGTCGTCCCATCCCTGGCGATGCGGTGATAGCCCACGTGAGCCAAGGCAAGGGCCTTGTGGTGCACATGGAAAACTGTGCTAACATCCGTGGCTATCAAGGCGAGCCGGACAAGTATATTCCCGTACAGTGGGACAATGTTGAAGGCGTCGAGTATCAAGCTAATTTACGGGTTGAGATTGTTAACCATCAGGGCGCACTCGCTAAGATTACCTCGATCATTGCCGCCGAAGGCTCAAACATTCATAACCTCAGCACCGAGGAACGCGATGGCAGGGTTTACCTAATCAACCTGCGTATTTCGGTGAAGGACAGGATCCATTTAGCTAACGTGATGCGGCGCATTAGGGTACTGCCCGAAGTGTTACGCACATCCCGTAACCGTTAATTTATTAATAACGTATTCAGTAGAGAGAGTTTCATGGCAGAAAAAATCATTATCGCGACGGAAAAGGCCCCTGCGGCAATTGGCACTTACTCACAGGCTGTAAAAGTGGGTAATACTGTGTATTTATCGGGTCAAATTCCGCTAGTGCCAAGCACAATGCAAATCGTTAGCGATGATTTTGAAGCCCAAGTGGTGCAAGTATTTGAAAACTTGACTGCGGTTTGTACTGCGGCTGGCGGCACTATAAACGATATCGTTAAACTGAATATCTTCCTGACTGATTTAAGTCACTTTGCCAAAGTGAACGAAATTATGAGCCGCTACTTCAGCCAACCTTACCCTGCCCGCGCGGCGATTGGTGTGAAGCAATTACCTAAGGATTCGTTAGTTGAAATGGACGGTGTAATGGAGCTGTAAGCCCTAATACACTCGTATTCAAAGGCGCCAATGGCGCCTTTTTTATTTTTGTGACTATTCACAGCCCTGCTCTGACCTGACTTAAACTTCATCTTTATTTCATACTCAAGGCCTAGTCTCGATGGACTGATTTGAAAAGTTTTACATTCTTGCAAACTATTTGCGCGGTCTCACGAAACTCGCCATACTGAAAACCTTATGTGATGGGGTTAAAATAACAATAATGAACAGGGAATTACCAATGGAAACAGTAATTAAGACACCGGTTGAGATGCTTTTTCACTGGGCGAAGACTCATAGGGATAGAGTCTACCTACGCCAACCCATTCAAGGCCAATTTCAAGATTACACTTGGAATGAGGTACTAGAGAAAGTCCAGCAACTCGCAGGTACGTTAAGACATTTGGGACTAGAGCCCGGCGATAAAATTGCCATCCTTTCTAAAAACTGCGCCGAATGGTTTATTACCGATTTAGCCCTCATGTACGGCGGCTATATCAGCGTTCCAATTTACCCCACAGCCAATACCGATACCATTCGCTATGTGTTACAGCACAGCGGTGCTAAAGCCATTTTCTTAGGTAAACTCGACCATTGGGCGGAACAGGAAGCGGGCGTCGGTGGCGAATTACTGCGCCTTGCTATGCCCTACGACACTATGCCCGCTCAATATCAGTGGGATCAGCTACTAAAAATGGGTCATCCTCTTTTAGAAACGCCGATGCCAACACCGGATCAAACCATGACCTTGATCTATACCTCAGGCTCGACGGGTCAACCTAAGGGCGCAATTCAAACCTTTGCGAGTTTCTCTTGGACCTGCAATGCAGTGGTGCGCGACCTACAAACCAACGGCAACGATCGACTTCTCTCCTACTTACCGCTTGCGCATATTACCGAACGTGTCGCCATTGAAGGCTCTTCATTCTATGCGGGTGCCACCGTTGCCTTTGTCGAAAGCTTAGATTCCTTTGTGACCGACGTACAACGAGCCCAACCCACTTTCTTCTTCTCCGTGCCACGCCTATGGAGTCTGTTCCAGAAGAATATCATCGACAAGATTGGACTAGGTAAACTCAATCTGCTACTTAAAATCCCACTGATTAGCCACTTAGTAAAACGTAAGATCCACAAGGGGTTAGGCCTCAGTCAATGCCGCGTGTTAGGGTCTGGTTCAGCCCCCATTCCACCTTCGCTTATCCAGTGGTACCACAGTATCGGCTTAGATATTAGTGAAGCCTGGGGAATGACTGAAAACTGTGCCTATTCCTTGATTAACCATCCCTTTAACGCAGCCAAAATTGGTACTGTCGGTCGTCCGATTCAGGATTGCTATGTTCGTCAAGGCGAAGATGGCGAACTGCTCATTAAGAGCCCTGGCCTGATGACGGGTTATTATCAACAGCCAGAAGCCACTGCGGCCGCATTCGATCTAGATGGTTTTTTTCATACCGGCGATTTGTGCTCTATCGATGAGGATGGCTACATTACGATTACTGGCCGGGTGAAGGACAACTTCAAAACCGCTAAGGGTAAGTATGTGGCACCAGTGCCTATTGAGCGAAAACTCGCCCAAGATCCCCATGTCGAACTAATATGTGTGATTGGATCAGGGCTGCCCCATCCTATCGCCCTAGTTCAGCTATCTGAAGGCGCAAACCTGCAGGCCCGCGAAGAAGTTCGCACCTCGCTTAAGACCACTTTAGGGAGCGTCAACCCGCATTTAGAATCCCACGAACATGTAGATGCGATTGTCGTCGTTAAAGAGCCTTGGACGATTGAAAATGACGTGCTAACACCAACGCTTAAAATTAAACGTCACGTCCTCGAAAAAGCCTTTAGTGCACGAGTAGATGGCATTCGTGGCGGACAAATTTGCTGGGAAGATGAGTTACCTAAAAAATAACCATCGAAAACAGCCCTCTATAAATAGACGTTTCGGCCTCGGATTAAGCACACCTTAGGGTGTGCTTTTTTATGACATATTCTGTCAAAATCAATAAAAAGCACGTATCATGTGCCGCTGTTCACTTAAGGCGCCAGCGCCTTGATTCATCCACTCAATCAGGTTGAAAACGTCAAAATGCTTATTGCACTCTCCATCATCGGTGGCTTTTTAATTTTAACCTTAGGCGCTGAGGCCCTCGTCCGCGGTGCAAGTTCAATTGCCCTACGCCTTGGGATCACACCGCTTATCATTGGTTTAACTATTGTGGCCTTTGGTACTAGCGCACCAGAGCTAGCGGTAAGCGTGAAATCCGCCCTCGCAGGTAACAGCGGTATTGCCCTAGGTAATGTGATTGGTTCAAACATTGCCAACATCGGCCTAATCTTGGCAATCACAGCACTCATTCGCCCAATCCAAGTTCAATCTCAAATCGTGAAACGCGATATCCCGTTGATGATCCTCGCTTCAATGCTGTTTTGGGGATTGCTGTTAGACGGTGATCTCAGCCTTATTGACGGTGTAATTTTATTATCTTTACTGATCATCTACTTGGTTTACAGTTACCTCAGTTCGAAAAACTCCAATGAGGAAGAAGGCGAAATCATTGAAGAAGGGCCTAAAAACCCACTGTTATCGGTGTTATTTATCATCGCCGGCATTAGCATGCTAGTAGGCGGTGGCATCCTATTCGTTGATGGTGCCGTCGAATTAGCTAAGGCTTTTGGTGTAAGCGAAGTCATTATTGGCTTAACGATAGTCGCTATCGGTACCAGTATGCCTGAGTTAGTCACTTCAGTGATTGCGGCGCTTAAGGGTGAAAGCGATATCGCGATAGGTAATGTCGTCGGATCTAACCTATTCAATATATTAGGCATTCTTGGTGTTACTGCTATCGTGCACCCAGTGTCTGCATTTGGGTTACAAAACTTTGACTTTACCGTGATGTTAGCTTTAGCAATATTAATCTTGCCATTTGCTTGGACTGGCCTGCGTATTGGTCGCCGTGAAGGTACAGTGCTGTTATTAAGCTATTTAGGTTATATGGGCTATCTGGTAAACCAAGCTAGTACCCAAGCCTTAGTCTGATAAGAAATAACTCTATGGGTGAAACGCTCAGGCAATAGCGTTTCACCCATGCTTTTGACCCACCTCGCCCAGTGTGTGGCTCCAGCATTTTCTTTAATCGAATAACTGCTACACTCAAATCCTGCGTAAAACACTAACGCAAAATCAATAACAAAAGGATTTGTTTATGGCGATTGCCTGCGTGCACACCCGAGCCAGTTGCGGCGTGGAAGCCCCCGCTGTCACCGTCGAAGTTCATTTAAGTAACGGGCTTCCTGCCTTCAATCTTGTTGGTCTACCCGAAGCTTCAGTTAAAGAAGCCCGCGAGCGAGTTCGCAGCGCACTGATTAATGCAGGGTTTGAATTCCCGATGCGCCGCATCACTGTCAATCTCGCACCTGCCGATCTTCCCAAACAGGGTGGGCGTTACGATCTTCCCATCGCTGTAGGCATCTTAGCCGCCTCGGAGCAAATCCCTGCTTCAAGTTTGCAACAGACTGAGTTTGTTGGCGAACTCGCTCTTTCAGGTGAAATCCGTTATTGCCAAGGGCTACTGCCCGCGATCATTGCTAGCCAGCGTGAAGATAAAACCTTAATTCTGCCCCTCGACAATCGCCATGATGCCGAACTTGTCGGCTATTCGAAGGTGTTTTTCGGTTCGCATTTGCAAACCCTCGCAGCCTTCCTCCACGGTCAAAATCAGCTGCCAGGACTCGATATCCAAACCCAGTGGCATAGAGATGACAATACCGAAACCGAGCCCTGTCTAAGTGATGTGATAGGTCAATATCAAGCAAAACAGGCGCTCGAAATAGCCGCTGCAGGGGGCCATAACCTATTGATGTTAGGCCCACCGGGAACAGGTAAAACCATGCTTGCGAGTCGGATGATGTCGATACTGCCTCAACTCAATTACCAAGAAGCGCTCGAAGTAGCTGCCATTCACTCCGTAGCCGGTATCGATATCAAGCCGCAGCACTTCTTAAAACGCCCCTTTCGCGCGCCGCACCATACCAGCTCATCCATCTCCCTAGTCGGCGGTGGCAGTATCCCAAAGCCCGGCGAAATTTCGTTGGCACACCGGGGCGTTTTGTTTTTAGATGAAGTGGCAGAATTCCCCCGCAAAGTATTGGATTGCCTGCGAGAGCCAATGGAAACAGGTGAAGTTGTCATCTCCCGCGCAGCCGCAAAACTTACATTTTTAAGCCGCTTTCAACTTATTGCCGCCATGAATCCTAGCCCTAGTGGCGACATTGATGCCAATAATAGGTCCACTCCCGACCAAGTACAGCGCTATTTATCTCGTCTCTCTGGCCCCTTTCTCGATAGATTTGATCTCACCATCGAAGTGCCAAAACTGCCCGCAGGCACACTCACCCAGCAAACGGCACCAAGTGAAAAAAGCCAAGAGATAGCCAAACGCGTTAAACAAGCTAGAGAAACTCAATTCGCCCGAGCTGGCATATTGAATAGCGAACTATCGGGTAAGCAACTAGGCCATTACAGCGGCCTTAAACAGGAGGATTTAGTGTTTTTAGAACAAAGCGTGGTGAAGTTAGGCTTATCTGTTCGCAGCTTTCACCGTATTCAGCGGGTCGCCCGCACAATTGCCGATCTTGAGCAATCCCGCAATACTGAACGCCGACACCTCGCCCAAGCCCTAGGCTACCGAGCTATGGATAGATTATTAGCGCGGCTCAACCTGCAGTTTTAACTGAAAGCCTGCACAAATGCCCCGACCAGCTTAGGGGTGATTGAGCCAAAGGCCGACACCGAGTAACATAGGCCTCCAATTTTTATCAGGGGGATCTAATGAGGACGTTGTTTTCACAGTTAAAAGGCTGCATTGCTTTCCTAGGTTATGTGGTAAATACCCTATTTTGGGTTATCCCCATCATGGTCTTCAGCTTGGTAAAACTTATCCCCTTCGCCCCGCTTCGCACCGGCTGCACTCAT
This genomic window contains:
- the gmk gene encoding guanylate kinase; the encoded protein is MTARGNLFIVSAPSGAGKSSLISALLKDKPADMQVSVSHTTRAPRPGEVNGQHYHFVNVEEFKALIEQNAFFEWAEVFGNYYGTSRHVIEHTLTQGIDVFLDIDWQGAQQVKAVMPEAVGVFILPPSKEELERRLTGRGQDSVDVIASRMAQAVSEMSHYKEYDFIIVNDDFEKALSDLRAIIRSQRLTGASQIHAQNDMLNDLLAG
- the rpoZ gene encoding DNA-directed RNA polymerase subunit omega, translating into MARVTVEDAVEQIGNRFDMILVAARRARQIAVQGKDPMVEEMNDKPTVIALREIELGLVNAHTLDADERQSVREREAAEIAAVAAIAEGRSL
- the spoT gene encoding bifunctional GTP diphosphokinase/guanosine-3',5'-bis pyrophosphate 3'-pyrophosphohydrolase, translated to MYLFEGLKESASGYLEPEQVELLKQAYLVARDAHEGQMRTSGEPYITHPVAVARILAEMRLDHETLMAALLHDTIEDTYVTKEDLAEQFGESVAELVEGVSKLDKLKFRDKKEAQAENFRKMMMAMTQDIRVILIKLADRTHNMRTLGALRPDKRRRIARETLDIYAPIANRLGIHNIKTELEDLGFQAYYPMRYRVLKEVVKAARGNRKELIQGIEGAVLTRLNDAGIKGKVKGREKNLYSIYNKMQSKELQFQEVMDIYAFRVIVDSIDTCYRVLGAMHGLYKPRPGRFKDYIAIPKANGYQSLHTSLFGPHGVPVEIQIRTEDMDQMADKGVAAHWAYKGGADGQGTTTQVRARKWMQSLLELQQSASTSFEFVENVKTELFPEEIYVFTPEGRILELPVNATAVDFAYEVHTDVGNTCVGARVNRQAYPLSQPLISGQTVEIITAKGARPNAAWLNFVVTGKARSKIRQVLKSLKADDAIALGRRLLNHALGKTKLDSIAQEQIDKVVRDTKHTTFNSLLTDIGLGNAMSIVIAQRLIGDNIENQESRDSHLMPIRGAEGMLVTFANCCRPIPGDAVIAHVSQGKGLVVHMENCANIRGYQGEPDKYIPVQWDNVEGVEYQANLRVEIVNHQGALAKITSIIAAEGSNIHNLSTEERDGRVYLINLRISVKDRIHLANVMRRIRVLPEVLRTSRNR
- a CDS encoding RidA family protein, with translation MAEKIIIATEKAPAAIGTYSQAVKVGNTVYLSGQIPLVPSTMQIVSDDFEAQVVQVFENLTAVCTAAGGTINDIVKLNIFLTDLSHFAKVNEIMSRYFSQPYPARAAIGVKQLPKDSLVEMDGVMEL
- a CDS encoding AMP-binding protein; this translates as METVIKTPVEMLFHWAKTHRDRVYLRQPIQGQFQDYTWNEVLEKVQQLAGTLRHLGLEPGDKIAILSKNCAEWFITDLALMYGGYISVPIYPTANTDTIRYVLQHSGAKAIFLGKLDHWAEQEAGVGGELLRLAMPYDTMPAQYQWDQLLKMGHPLLETPMPTPDQTMTLIYTSGSTGQPKGAIQTFASFSWTCNAVVRDLQTNGNDRLLSYLPLAHITERVAIEGSSFYAGATVAFVESLDSFVTDVQRAQPTFFFSVPRLWSLFQKNIIDKIGLGKLNLLLKIPLISHLVKRKIHKGLGLSQCRVLGSGSAPIPPSLIQWYHSIGLDISEAWGMTENCAYSLINHPFNAAKIGTVGRPIQDCYVRQGEDGELLIKSPGLMTGYYQQPEATAAAFDLDGFFHTGDLCSIDEDGYITITGRVKDNFKTAKGKYVAPVPIERKLAQDPHVELICVIGSGLPHPIALVQLSEGANLQAREEVRTSLKTTLGSVNPHLESHEHVDAIVVVKEPWTIENDVLTPTLKIKRHVLEKAFSARVDGIRGGQICWEDELPKK
- a CDS encoding calcium/sodium antiporter — encoded protein: MLIALSIIGGFLILTLGAEALVRGASSIALRLGITPLIIGLTIVAFGTSAPELAVSVKSALAGNSGIALGNVIGSNIANIGLILAITALIRPIQVQSQIVKRDIPLMILASMLFWGLLLDGDLSLIDGVILLSLLIIYLVYSYLSSKNSNEEEGEIIEEGPKNPLLSVLFIIAGISMLVGGGILFVDGAVELAKAFGVSEVIIGLTIVAIGTSMPELVTSVIAALKGESDIAIGNVVGSNLFNILGILGVTAIVHPVSAFGLQNFDFTVMLALAILILPFAWTGLRIGRREGTVLLLSYLGYMGYLVNQASTQALV
- a CDS encoding YifB family Mg chelatase-like AAA ATPase, producing MAIACVHTRASCGVEAPAVTVEVHLSNGLPAFNLVGLPEASVKEARERVRSALINAGFEFPMRRITVNLAPADLPKQGGRYDLPIAVGILAASEQIPASSLQQTEFVGELALSGEIRYCQGLLPAIIASQREDKTLILPLDNRHDAELVGYSKVFFGSHLQTLAAFLHGQNQLPGLDIQTQWHRDDNTETEPCLSDVIGQYQAKQALEIAAAGGHNLLMLGPPGTGKTMLASRMMSILPQLNYQEALEVAAIHSVAGIDIKPQHFLKRPFRAPHHTSSSISLVGGGSIPKPGEISLAHRGVLFLDEVAEFPRKVLDCLREPMETGEVVISRAAAKLTFLSRFQLIAAMNPSPSGDIDANNRSTPDQVQRYLSRLSGPFLDRFDLTIEVPKLPAGTLTQQTAPSEKSQEIAKRVKQARETQFARAGILNSELSGKQLGHYSGLKQEDLVFLEQSVVKLGLSVRSFHRIQRVARTIADLEQSRNTERRHLAQALGYRAMDRLLARLNLQF